Genomic DNA from Equus caballus isolate H_3958 breed thoroughbred chromosome 10, TB-T2T, whole genome shotgun sequence:
caccgcttggcaagccatgctgtggtagacgtcccccatataaagtagaggaagatgggcatggatgttagctcagggccagtcttccccagcaaaaagaggaggattggcagcagatgtaagctcagggctaatcttcctcaaaaaaaaaaaaaaaaaaaaaggaagaataacaaAGCCCATCACTCATTTTGGGATGTATCTCAGCAATGATAAAGTGTTAGTGGTGGTGATGCTAAGTAATGATTGTTCTGCTTTTCCTTACTGTCTGTCCTGTGCAACCAACCCATTCCTGCAACTAATTTCTGTTGTAGCCAGAGCTGAAAAGAACAGCTTGTATATTTCTTCACATATACAGGGGTCTTCTGGGATTCCTTGGCCAGTAACTGAGCTTCTCTTGAGCTCTCTGCACATCGCTGCAGGTATCTCGTGGCTGCTGGTCGCTCTGCTTCAGCCTGCCTCTGACATGGCCCCACCGCTCCGCTCCCTGCTCTCTCTTTCAGCATCACCTGCTGTGGTCTCCTAGAACGCTATTTgatctttgtccccagttcctggtaCACAGCTCCTAAGATCTTTGGCCCTTCCTGAGTGATCGCGGTCATAAGAGTGTCTTTGGTTCTGACGAGGTGACTCTTAGCAGGCCTCTAGATAGCTTCAaaatgggggctggtcaccagaaagaccgaGCTTGGATGACAAGGTTGGAACTTCgagccccacccccaacctctggGGCGGGGAGAGCCTGGAGGGTGAATCCGTTGCCCATGGCCactgatttaatcagtcatgcctggGGAACGAAACCGCCACAAAAGCCCTGAACAACGGGGTTCAGACAGCCTCTGAGTTGGCAAATACATCCGCGAGCCAGGAGGTTGGCCCACcgcaactccacagggacaggagCCGCTGTGCTCTGGACCCTCCTGGACCTCGCCCTGTGTCCCTCTTCCTCTGGCTATTGCTGTCCTTTATAATGTGCCAGTGAATGTGAGTAAGGTGCCCTcccgagttctgtgagccattctagcaaactGTCAAACCTGAGGGGGGCAGTCACGAGAACCCCTGCTTTGTGGCTGGTGCATCAGAAGTGTGAATGGCCCAGGACTCATGATTGGTGTCTGAAGCGGGGGCCGGTCTTGTGGAATTGCACTCTTTAACTTGTGGGATCGGATGCTAACTCCAGGTGGATCGTGTGAGAATTGAGTGGAATTGAATTATTGGACACCCAGTTGgtagcaggaggaaaaaaatcccccCTCACCTGCCAGCTGCCTTCTGAGCCTTTTAGTAAAAATACTCAAGAGAGAGAATTGGCCAATTCATCTTGTAGGGCCAGCGTACACTTGTCAGAGGCCACAGCCAATCAATGGAGAAGCCACCATGGACTCAGGTGTCTATCTCAAGTTCAGGTGTCTGTGGCCAGGAGGTAGGCAGGGCAAGTGGCTGAGTTCTTGATGGGCGGGGCAGTTTCCCTTCCCAAGGGATAGAGATGGGCAGGGCATGCGAAGACGGACGTGTCTAGAAACTGGGTCCTCAGTAGGCTCATACACTTGTGCTCACCATATAGAGACACCCACATATGTCCACTCATAGTCTATAAACACCCACATTAAAACATACAATGTATGTGCGTATAAGGTATGTacgctcaggggctggccccgtggccgagtggttaagttcgcaagctccgctacagtgtttcgttggttcgattcctgggcgtggacatggcactgctcatcaaaaccacgctgaggcagcgtcccacatgccacaactagaaggacccacaacgaagaatatacaactatgtaccagggtgctttggggagaaaggggaaaaaaaaaaggtatgcaCATTCATATATACTCACACTCATACATGTATGCCATGTGTTCACAAATACCTACACACTATATGTATATAGTACACACCCATATGTGTACACAATAAATACACCTTCATACATTACAGTGTGCACATGTCCGTTTACATGCACAGTTTCACACCCACATATGTACACAATGTATAGATACTCATAtgcacacacactatatatatatccatatatactCGTACAAAGCACGTGccatgtgtacacacacaatgCACACATATCTACATGTGTGAACACACACCTATGAACCCAATGTAAACACACCCACATGACACACACTCTAGAGACATACCTGCATACACGAACCTGAATATTCACATTCGTTTACAGCACACACAAAGTaaacccacacccacacacacccacacggGTCTGTACTCACAACTGCACCACCACGTTCCTGCGCCACGGCAGGGCCTCCATCCCCGGAGCTAACgtcccctgctctccctcccctgaCAGCCATGCTCAGCACTCAGgcgcctttcttcttccccatgGGCCACTTCATCCTCTTCGTCTTTGTGGCTTCCACCATATTTCACATTCAGCAGCGGCTAGCAAAGATTCAACGCACAGGGGAGTTGGTGCCGGCGATGAGGCCAGCGCTGGAGACGATGGAGAGAACCACCACCAACCAGCCACCAGTCCCAAGGGGTATGTGGACGATCAATGCAGTAGGCCGCTTGGGGAACCAGATGGGCGAGTACGCCACCCTGTACGCGCTCGCCAAGATGAACGGCCGGCCGGCCTACATCCCGGCCCGGATGCACGACGCCCTGGCCCCCATCTTCAGGATCACCCTCCCCGTCCTGCATGGCGACACGGCCAGCAGGATCCCATGGCGGAACTACCACCTGAACGACTGGATGGAGGAGCGGTACCGCCACATTCCCGGGGACTACGTGCGCTTCATCGGCACCCCCTGCTCCTGGACCGTCTACCACCACCTCCACGAGGAGATCCTCCAGGAGTTCACGCTGCACGACCACGTGCGGGAGGAGGCCCAGAAATTTCTGCGGGGTCTGCAGGTGAATGGCAGCCGGCCGAGCACCTTCGTGGGGGTCCACGTTCGCCGGGGGGACTACGTGCGCATCATGCCGCAGGTGTGGAAGGGTGTGGTGGCCGATCGGCGATACCTGGAGAAGGCCCTGGACTGGTTCCGGGCTCGCTACAGCTCTGTCGTCTTCGTCGTCACCAGCAACGGCATGGCCTGGTGTCGGGAAAACATCGATGCCTCCCGTGGCGATGTGGTGTTTGCTGGTGATGGCAAAGAGGGCTCGCCCGCCAAGGACTTTGCGCTGCTCACGCAGTGTAACCACACCGTCATGACCATTGGGACCTTCGGGATCTGGGCCGCCTACCTGGCGGGTGGAGAGACCATCTACCTGGCCAATTACACCCTCCCGGACTCTCCCTTCCTCAAAGTCTTTAAACCAGAGGCGGCCTTCCTGCCCGAGTGGATTGGGATCCCAGCAGACCTGTCGCCGCTACTCAAGCACTGATGTTAGCCCATCTTTGGcgcctccttctcctttcccGGCTCCCCCAAGATCAGTTCCAAGGCCTGAGGAGCACATGGTTATATGTACCAGGACCCTTCCCTGTTGCATCAGAATGCTTTGGGCTGCAAGTAACTGAAGACCCAACTCACTGgtttaaataatatattcatgTGTCTTGCACAAGACCAGAGATGGCACAACTCCAGGGAAATTAATTCAGCAGCTCAACAATGTCATCAGTGACTCCAGTtccatccattttgttttttaaagattttattttttttcactttttctcctcaaagctccccagtacatagttgtatattcttcgttgtgggtccttctagctgtggcatgtgggacgccacctcagcagggcctgacgagcagtgccatgtccacgcccaggattcgaaccaacgaaacactgggccacctgcaggggagccagcgaacctaaccactcggccacagggccagccccctccatcCATTTTGTTGAAGTGCCATCATCCCCTCTTAGACTGACTACCTCATGAGCCTAAGAGGGCTGCCACATACCTGGGTGTCACATTCAGCCAACCCTTTTGAGGCAGCAAAAAGAGGTTCGTTCTTATCTTCGGTCCCTTTTGGAAGAGTGAGGGAAACCTTCTAAAGCCCTCCAGCCACTGGCCCCCGGTATCTCATTGACTGGATGTGTGTCATATGCCCACGTGACCCATTACAAGGCGAGAGGAATGAGACCCTGGAATCGGCTTAGCCTCAGATCAATATATCTTTGCCCCCTGCAGCTGAGGAGTTGATCAGCCTCCTCTGAAGCACATGGCAGCTTGCAGAAAGAAAATTGGCCTGTTCTCacccaggaagaagggagggacaGCTGCAGAGTGCAGAACAGGGAAGCCCTGAATTGTTGCACAGGTTGTTCACCACACAAAGGCCAAGGAGGCAAGTGGGGCTTAAATAGAGCCCACAGTCTACTCTCCAAGCCATGTGTCCCTGGAACTGTGTCCTTCCAGAGGGCTCACGCTTTTCCAGTTAGTCCATCCAGAGGGGAGACCTTTCGTCCAGTTTTCATGAGAATGCCATATTGGCTAGTGGCTGGTGTGTATCTaaccccaaaggccccacctctgcAACCCTGGCTTCCTAGGGCCTGGGATGATTGTGGTGGAGAACTGAGAGACCAGCGTGGCTCTGTGGACTTGAGGAGagtccattcattctttcagtaaatgtttgtggcGGTGAACCTAACAGACagggtccctgctctcaagggcTGCGTTAACAAAAcgtactggcttaaaacaacagcaattAATTATTTCCCACgattctgtgggtcagctggGTGGGACTC
This window encodes:
- the LOC100054259 gene encoding galactoside alpha-(1,2)-fucosyltransferase 2; amino-acid sequence: MLSTQAPFFFPMGHFILFVFVASTIFHIQQRLAKIQRTGELVPAMRPALETMERTTTNQPPVPRGMWTINAVGRLGNQMGEYATLYALAKMNGRPAYIPARMHDALAPIFRITLPVLHGDTASRIPWRNYHLNDWMEERYRHIPGDYVRFIGTPCSWTVYHHLHEEILQEFTLHDHVREEAQKFLRGLQVNGSRPSTFVGVHVRRGDYVRIMPQVWKGVVADRRYLEKALDWFRARYSSVVFVVTSNGMAWCRENIDASRGDVVFAGDGKEGSPAKDFALLTQCNHTVMTIGTFGIWAAYLAGGETIYLANYTLPDSPFLKVFKPEAAFLPEWIGIPADLSPLLKH